The following are encoded together in the Thalassolituus oleivorans MIL-1 genome:
- a CDS encoding Na(+)-translocating NADH-quinone reductase subunit C, with amino-acid sequence MSSNNDSIQKTLIVAILLCLVCSVIVAGAAVGLRKEQQANKLLDKQKNILSAAGLLHGDKSIAEQFKQVTTRIVNLEAGRFATDAELAEIKAAGLDPKNFDQRKSSKTPALSRALDGNEDPASIKRLEKYAAVYIVNNDTGIETIVLPVHGYGLWSTLYGFIALKGDMDTIVGLGFYSHAETPGLGGEVDNPKWKALWEGKELYDDQGNVAITVVKGSAEAGNSHQVDGLSGATLTSRGVKNLVRFWVGDKAFGSLLTKLKEQGA; translated from the coding sequence GTGTCCAGTAATAACGACAGCATTCAAAAGACCTTAATTGTAGCGATCTTACTGTGCTTGGTGTGTTCCGTTATCGTGGCGGGTGCTGCGGTAGGTCTGCGCAAAGAACAGCAAGCGAACAAGCTGCTGGATAAGCAAAAAAATATTTTATCTGCAGCCGGTTTACTTCACGGTGATAAAAGTATCGCTGAACAGTTCAAGCAAGTAACGACTCGTATTGTTAACTTAGAAGCAGGCCGTTTCGCAACGGACGCAGAATTAGCTGAAATTAAAGCGGCTGGCCTTGATCCGAAAAACTTCGATCAACGTAAGTCGTCAAAAACGCCAGCTTTGTCGCGTGCACTTGATGGCAATGAAGACCCTGCCAGCATCAAGCGTTTAGAAAAATACGCAGCGGTGTACATTGTGAATAACGATACTGGTATCGAAACCATCGTATTGCCTGTTCATGGTTACGGCTTGTGGTCGACCTTGTATGGGTTTATCGCGCTGAAAGGCGATATGGACACCATCGTTGGCTTAGGTTTCTACTCACATGCTGAAACTCCAGGTTTGGGCGGTGAAGTAGACAATCCTAAATGGAAAGCCCTCTGGGAAGGCAAAGAGCTATACGACGATCAAGGCAACGTTGCCATTACGGTTGTTAAAGGTTCAGCTGAAGCGGGTAATTCACACCAAGTAGATGGTTTGTCAGGCGCTACCTTGACCAGCCGCGGTGTTAAAAACCTAGTGCGTTTCTGGGTTGGTGACAAAGCATTCGGTAGTCTGTTAACTAAATTGAAAGAGCAGGGGGCCTGA
- a CDS encoding NADH:ubiquinone reductase (Na(+)-transporting) subunit B: MGLRSMLDSAAPHFEKGGKFEKMYPLYEAIDTGLYSPPNVTNNTSHVRDGIDLKRIMITVWMCTFPAMFFGMYNIGLQANDAIAAGAGTAMEGWREMLIALLGGSAHNAASIWDNFVYGAAYFLPVYAVTFIVGGFWEVLFATIRKHEVNEGFFVTSVLFALTLPPSIPLWQVALGISFGVVIGKEVFGGTGKNFLNPALTGRAFLFFAYPANMSGNAVWTAADGYTGATALGMAAEGGVDNVVQGGISWMDAFLGFIPGSMGEVSTLAIMIGGAVLLIMNIASWRIVAGVMIGMVATSLLLNGIGSDTNPMFALPWYWHLVVGGFAFGMFFMATDPVSASMTNKAKWYYGGLIGFMVVLIRVINPAFPEGMMLAILFANLFAPLFDHFVVQANMKRRIARVQ; the protein is encoded by the coding sequence ATGGGCCTGCGTAGTATGTTAGATAGTGCCGCTCCTCACTTCGAGAAGGGTGGCAAGTTTGAAAAAATGTATCCGCTATATGAAGCGATTGATACTGGCTTATATTCACCACCGAATGTAACCAATAATACATCGCATGTGCGCGATGGTATCGACCTCAAACGCATCATGATTACTGTGTGGATGTGTACTTTCCCAGCAATGTTCTTCGGTATGTACAACATTGGTTTGCAGGCGAACGATGCCATTGCAGCGGGTGCGGGTACAGCGATGGAAGGCTGGCGTGAAATGCTAATTGCTCTTTTGGGCGGTAGCGCACACAACGCAGCCAGTATCTGGGACAATTTTGTTTACGGTGCTGCTTACTTCCTTCCTGTTTATGCCGTTACCTTCATTGTTGGTGGCTTCTGGGAAGTATTGTTCGCAACGATCCGTAAGCATGAAGTGAACGAAGGTTTCTTCGTGACCTCGGTGTTGTTCGCTCTGACTTTACCGCCAAGCATTCCATTGTGGCAGGTTGCCCTTGGTATCAGCTTTGGTGTTGTGATTGGTAAAGAAGTTTTCGGTGGAACCGGTAAAAACTTCCTGAACCCAGCCCTTACCGGTCGTGCTTTCTTGTTCTTTGCTTACCCTGCCAATATGTCAGGTAATGCGGTATGGACGGCAGCCGATGGTTATACCGGTGCAACAGCGTTAGGTATGGCAGCTGAAGGCGGCGTAGATAACGTGGTTCAAGGTGGCATCAGCTGGATGGATGCATTCCTAGGGTTTATTCCTGGTTCTATGGGTGAAGTGAGTACATTAGCCATCATGATTGGCGGTGCTGTGTTACTCATCATGAACATTGCTTCTTGGCGCATTGTTGCCGGTGTCATGATTGGTATGGTGGCGACATCATTGCTATTGAACGGTATTGGCTCTGACACAAACCCAATGTTCGCATTGCCTTGGTACTGGCACTTAGTGGTGGGTGGTTTTGCTTTTGGTATGTTTTTCATGGCGACCGATCCGGTATCGGCATCGATGACCAATAAAGCAAAGTGGTACTACGGTGGCTTGATCGGCTTTATGGTTGTGCTCATCCGCGTAATCAACCCTGCTTTCCCTGAAGGCATGATGCTAGCCATTCTGTTCGCAAACTTGTTCGCACCTTTGTTCGATCATTTTGTGGTTCAGGCAAACATGAAGCGGAGGATTGCCCGTGTCCAGTAA
- a CDS encoding Na(+)-translocating NADH-quinone reductase subunit A produces the protein MINIKKGLDLPITGNPEQTITDGPKVTQVAVMGPDYVGMKPTMAVQEGDRVKKGQVLFTDKKTEGVQYTAPAAGVVKAINRGARRVFLSVVIELDGDEEETFTSYTPEQLNSLDAKDVEANLVASGLWTALRTRPYSKVPALGSRPKAIFVNAMDTNPLAGNPELVIKGQTEAFKNGLRALRRLSEGKLFVCKAPGASIPSAGVEQTEEFAGPHPAGLPGTHIHFLYAASANRTVWTVGYQDVIAIGKLFTTGKLFTDRVIALAGPQVNKPRLVRTQLGASLAEVTKGELKDGENRLISGSVFGGRTASGELNFLGRFHNQVSVLREGRERPMLHYLTPGTNRFSVMPIYLSKLMSKVFDFTTTTNGSERAMVPVGSYERIMPLDILPTQLLRALIVEDMESAIALGALELDEEDIALCSFVCPGKYEYGPILRKNLTRIEAEG, from the coding sequence ATGATCAATATCAAGAAGGGTCTCGACTTACCAATCACCGGCAACCCTGAACAAACCATTACAGACGGCCCAAAGGTGACGCAAGTTGCTGTTATGGGTCCTGATTATGTTGGCATGAAGCCAACAATGGCGGTTCAGGAAGGTGATCGAGTCAAGAAAGGCCAGGTGTTATTCACCGATAAGAAGACGGAAGGGGTGCAATATACGGCTCCTGCTGCTGGTGTGGTGAAAGCCATTAACCGTGGAGCGCGTCGTGTATTTCTATCTGTTGTTATCGAACTCGATGGTGACGAAGAAGAGACCTTTACGAGTTATACGCCAGAGCAATTAAATTCTCTGGATGCGAAAGACGTTGAAGCAAACCTAGTTGCATCAGGTTTGTGGACGGCTTTGCGTACTCGACCATATTCGAAAGTACCGGCACTGGGTAGCCGTCCAAAAGCGATCTTCGTGAACGCTATGGATACCAACCCGCTAGCAGGTAACCCTGAATTGGTCATCAAAGGACAAACTGAAGCCTTTAAAAATGGCTTACGTGCGTTGCGTCGCTTAAGCGAAGGCAAGTTGTTCGTGTGCAAAGCACCAGGTGCATCCATTCCTTCTGCGGGCGTTGAGCAGACGGAAGAGTTTGCTGGTCCGCACCCTGCAGGTTTGCCGGGTACTCATATTCATTTCTTGTACGCCGCTAGTGCTAATCGCACGGTATGGACTGTGGGCTATCAAGACGTCATTGCGATCGGTAAGTTGTTTACTACGGGTAAACTATTTACCGATCGTGTGATTGCGTTAGCTGGCCCGCAAGTGAATAAGCCGCGCTTAGTTCGCACGCAATTAGGTGCTTCGCTTGCTGAAGTGACTAAAGGCGAATTGAAAGACGGTGAAAACCGCCTGATTTCAGGTTCTGTGTTTGGTGGACGTACTGCGTCTGGCGAATTGAACTTCTTAGGTCGTTTTCATAACCAGGTATCGGTATTGCGCGAAGGCCGTGAGCGCCCCATGTTGCATTACTTAACACCGGGTACTAACCGTTTTTCTGTGATGCCTATCTACTTGTCAAAATTGATGAGCAAGGTATTCGACTTTACTACTACAACCAACGGTAGTGAGCGCGCCATGGTGCCGGTCGGTTCTTACGAGCGCATTATGCCTCTCGATATTTTGCCAACTCAACTGCTGCGAGCGTTGATTGTAGAAGATATGGAAAGTGCTATTGCTCTGGGTGCGCTGGAATTGGACGAAGAAGATATCGCGCTGTGCAGCTTTGTTTGCCCAGGTAAGTACGAGTACGGTCCGATTTTGCGTAAAAATCTCACCCGAATAGAAGCGGAGGGTTAA
- a CDS encoding glyceraldehyde-3-phosphate dehydrogenase, protein MDREAIAESMIPLIGTLYRKKNIVTSIYGRPVVNRSVIDLLKAHRFVRHMEKQALSVHDTFPVVKALLELDVAQAHIDIGKLAVKFAAEANGRDVAAFVADELKDVIGHAAPISEDRDVVLYGFGRIGRLLARIMIEKAGAGNSLRLRAIVVRRGKGDDLVKRASLLRRDSVHGTFRGTLSIDHENEAIIANGNYIKIIYANNPAEIDYTQYGIKNALVIDNTGVWRDQAGLSQHLEAKGTARVLLTAPGKGELKNIVYGINNGDIEASDKILSAASCTTNAITPVLKVMNDAYGIVNGHVETVHSYTNDQNLIDNYHSGDRRGRSAPLNMVITETGAASAVAKALPELKGLLTGNAIRVPTPNVSMAILSLNLKKDVTVEEVNNYLREQSLHSAVQKQIDWVNSPEVVSTDFVGNSHAGIVDAKATIVNGNRVNLYVWYDNEYGYSRQVVRIAQQVCGVEYPTYPARG, encoded by the coding sequence ATGGACCGTGAAGCCATCGCTGAATCTATGATTCCTCTTATTGGTACTTTGTATCGTAAGAAGAATATCGTTACTTCAATCTACGGTCGTCCGGTTGTTAACCGCTCCGTTATCGATTTGCTTAAAGCGCACCGGTTTGTGCGTCACATGGAAAAGCAAGCACTGTCAGTGCATGACACTTTCCCAGTTGTGAAAGCATTGCTGGAATTAGATGTTGCTCAAGCGCACATCGACATTGGTAAATTGGCGGTTAAGTTCGCTGCAGAAGCCAACGGTCGTGACGTTGCAGCATTTGTTGCAGATGAATTGAAAGACGTTATTGGCCATGCTGCTCCAATTTCTGAAGATCGCGATGTTGTTCTTTATGGCTTCGGCCGTATTGGTCGTTTACTCGCACGTATCATGATTGAGAAAGCGGGCGCAGGTAATAGCCTACGTTTACGTGCAATCGTGGTTCGTCGTGGTAAAGGTGATGACCTAGTTAAGCGTGCGAGCTTGCTGCGTCGTGACTCAGTACACGGTACTTTCCGTGGTACTTTGAGCATTGATCACGAAAACGAAGCCATCATTGCGAACGGTAACTACATCAAGATCATCTACGCCAATAACCCTGCTGAAATTGATTACACTCAGTACGGCATCAAAAACGCATTGGTGATTGATAACACTGGTGTATGGCGCGATCAAGCTGGCCTGTCTCAGCATTTGGAAGCGAAGGGCACTGCGCGTGTATTGCTGACTGCTCCTGGTAAAGGCGAGTTGAAGAACATCGTTTACGGTATCAACAATGGTGATATTGAAGCATCAGATAAAATTTTATCGGCGGCTTCTTGTACTACCAACGCTATTACACCTGTGTTGAAAGTTATGAACGATGCCTACGGTATTGTGAATGGTCACGTTGAAACTGTGCATTCTTATACCAATGACCAAAATTTGATTGATAACTATCATAGCGGTGATCGTCGTGGTCGCTCAGCGCCATTGAACATGGTTATCACTGAGACTGGTGCCGCTAGCGCGGTTGCCAAGGCATTGCCTGAATTGAAAGGTTTGTTAACTGGTAACGCTATTCGTGTACCAACTCCAAACGTTTCTATGGCCATTTTGTCATTGAACTTGAAGAAAGACGTTACCGTGGAAGAAGTTAATAACTATCTACGCGAACAGTCTTTGCACTCAGCGGTACAAAAGCAAATTGATTGGGTTAATTCTCCTGAAGTTGTTTCAACTGACTTCGTGGGTAATAGCCATGCAGGTATTGTGGATGCGAAAGCAACCATCGTTAACGGCAACCGCGTAAATCTGTACGTTTGGTACGATAACGAGTACGGCTACAGCCGTCAGGTTGTGCGTATTGCGCAGCAAGTGTGTGGTGTGGAATATCCGACCTATCCAGCACGTGGTTAA
- the mfd gene encoding transcription-repair coupling factor: MVSPLSPEIHNRAAERRFWGSLQGASQALAIAAAAQQQAGLTLVITTDTGSALRLEEEIRFFAPHLPVLHFPDWEILPYDVFSPHQDIVSQRIATLSKLHDLKQGVLIVPVTTLLHRLPPNSFYQGQSFVLDVGGNFDPEHTRRQLEIAGYHCVDTVYEHGEFAVRGAIMDIYPMGQELPFRVDLVDDEIDSLRTFDPESQRTIDKVDAIRILPAREFPLNTAAIRTFKARWFDFFEHDPKACPVFTDVTQGIAPAGVEYYLPLFFSDDLGNIFDHLPKNTLIIHDARLEEAASQFRIDVEQRYESRRYDRLRPILAPAELFLATNQLFEKLNDYPQIQWFLEGAPKRSGAIDFDTQALPDVSVDSRLEQPLQRLQTWLSNTNGRVLFCVESAGRREALRELLGRIHIHPQDVVEWQEFIDGDEPLGLIIGPLEQGAQIGDDLFVVTENQLFGQRIQQRRRRQKQKTDSELVVRDLSELKEGAPVVHLDHGVGRYMGLQILDAGGQVNEFLLLEYANGDKLYVPVSALHLISRYGGAEHEHAPLNKLGTDKWSQAKRKAAEKIRDTAAELLDIYARRQARKGFAFTEPDDDYKRFSAGFPYEETPDQQTAIDAVISDMTDIRPMDRLVCGDVGFGKTEVAMRAAFLAVQSGKQVAVLVPTTLLAQQHYQNFADRFAEWPVKVDVLSRFNSAKETQAALERMVEGKTDIVVGTHKLLQKDVKFEHLGLLIIDEEHRFGVTQKERIKSLRSEVDILTLTATPIPRTLNMAMASIRDLSIIATPPAKRLSVKTFVRQSDNATIKEAVLREILRGGQVYYLHNEVKTIEKVARDLAESIPEARVGIAHGQMSERELESVMSDFYHKRFNMLVCTTIIETGIDIPSANTIIIDRADKFGLAQLHQLRGRVGRSHHQAYAYLLTPVDRKVTKDAEKRLEAISAAQDLGAGFMLATHDLEIRGAGELLGDEQSGQIEAIGFTLYMEMLEQAVKAIRSGKEPSVDLSMPHGAEVNMYTPALIPGDYLPDVNSRLTLYKRIASATDDHQLKELQVEMIDRFGLLPEPAKQLFRVTSLKLRLTPLGIVRLDASASQGKIEFGSETSINPFVLIKLVQTRSASFRLEDGHTLRFFFPMDTIESRFKTVDQILTDLQKDPNS; encoded by the coding sequence ATGGTCAGTCCACTCAGCCCTGAAATTCATAATCGCGCTGCCGAGCGTCGGTTCTGGGGGAGTTTGCAGGGCGCCAGCCAAGCATTAGCCATAGCCGCCGCAGCACAGCAACAGGCCGGTCTAACACTGGTAATTACTACCGATACCGGTAGCGCCTTACGCCTTGAAGAAGAAATTCGTTTCTTCGCTCCGCATCTACCTGTTCTGCATTTCCCCGATTGGGAAATCTTGCCGTACGACGTTTTCTCGCCACACCAAGACATCGTCTCCCAGCGCATCGCCACACTGAGTAAACTGCATGATCTAAAACAAGGGGTGCTCATTGTTCCAGTCACTACCCTGCTTCATCGCTTACCACCTAATAGCTTTTATCAAGGGCAGAGTTTTGTTTTAGATGTCGGTGGTAATTTTGATCCTGAGCATACCCGTCGCCAACTCGAAATCGCGGGTTATCACTGTGTCGATACCGTTTATGAGCACGGTGAGTTTGCAGTTCGTGGTGCCATTATGGATATTTATCCAATGGGCCAAGAGCTACCTTTCCGTGTCGATCTCGTCGATGACGAAATTGATTCGCTGCGAACGTTCGACCCGGAAAGCCAGCGCACAATCGACAAGGTAGATGCCATACGTATTTTGCCTGCGCGTGAGTTTCCATTAAACACGGCCGCTATTCGTACCTTTAAAGCACGTTGGTTTGATTTTTTCGAACATGACCCTAAAGCGTGCCCCGTCTTTACCGATGTCACTCAAGGTATTGCACCAGCCGGTGTCGAATATTACTTACCACTATTTTTTAGCGATGATCTTGGCAATATTTTTGATCATTTACCGAAAAATACGCTGATTATTCACGATGCTCGTTTAGAAGAAGCAGCAAGCCAATTTCGTATAGACGTTGAACAACGCTATGAAAGTCGGCGCTATGATCGCTTGCGCCCTATTCTGGCGCCCGCTGAATTATTTTTAGCGACCAACCAACTATTTGAAAAACTCAACGACTACCCACAAATTCAGTGGTTTTTAGAGGGTGCGCCAAAGCGCTCGGGCGCTATCGACTTCGATACCCAAGCACTGCCCGATGTCAGTGTTGATTCACGCTTAGAGCAACCGCTGCAGCGCTTGCAAACTTGGTTGAGCAACACCAATGGTCGGGTTTTATTTTGCGTCGAATCCGCCGGGAGGCGTGAAGCGCTGCGCGAACTGTTAGGCCGCATTCATATTCATCCGCAAGATGTCGTTGAGTGGCAAGAGTTTATCGACGGCGACGAACCGCTAGGTTTAATTATTGGGCCATTAGAGCAAGGCGCACAAATTGGTGACGATTTATTCGTTGTTACCGAAAATCAATTATTTGGCCAACGCATTCAACAACGTCGTCGCCGACAAAAGCAGAAAACTGATAGCGAATTAGTCGTTCGTGATTTATCGGAATTAAAAGAAGGCGCCCCCGTCGTCCATTTGGATCACGGCGTTGGTCGTTATATGGGCCTACAAATTCTCGACGCTGGCGGCCAAGTTAACGAATTTTTATTACTGGAATATGCTAACGGCGACAAATTGTATGTTCCTGTTTCTGCCTTGCATTTAATCTCTCGCTACGGTGGTGCAGAACATGAACATGCGCCGTTAAATAAATTAGGCACCGATAAATGGAGCCAAGCGAAGCGTAAAGCCGCCGAAAAAATCCGCGATACGGCAGCCGAGTTATTGGATATTTACGCGCGTCGCCAAGCGCGTAAAGGCTTTGCATTTACCGAACCCGATGACGATTACAAACGCTTCTCCGCGGGCTTCCCATACGAAGAAACACCCGACCAGCAAACTGCAATTGATGCCGTAATTAGCGACATGACTGATATTCGTCCTATGGATCGCCTAGTGTGTGGCGATGTGGGCTTTGGTAAAACAGAAGTCGCTATGCGCGCCGCATTTTTAGCCGTACAAAGTGGTAAGCAGGTTGCTGTATTAGTCCCCACGACCCTGCTAGCGCAGCAGCACTATCAGAACTTTGCTGACCGCTTTGCTGAATGGCCTGTAAAAGTGGATGTGCTTTCGCGCTTTAATTCCGCCAAAGAAACCCAAGCCGCGCTTGAACGTATGGTGGAAGGTAAAACCGATATCGTTGTCGGCACGCATAAATTACTGCAAAAAGATGTGAAGTTTGAACATCTCGGATTATTGATTATTGATGAAGAGCACCGCTTTGGTGTAACGCAAAAAGAGCGTATTAAATCGCTTCGCTCCGAAGTCGATATTCTTACGTTAACAGCAACGCCTATTCCACGTACTTTGAATATGGCGATGGCGAGTATTCGCGATTTATCGATTATTGCCACACCGCCAGCGAAACGATTAAGTGTTAAAACCTTTGTTCGTCAAAGCGATAACGCCACCATTAAAGAAGCGGTACTGCGTGAAATATTACGTGGCGGCCAAGTGTATTATTTACACAACGAAGTAAAAACCATCGAAAAAGTAGCCCGGGATTTAGCAGAATCGATTCCCGAAGCCCGCGTCGGCATTGCTCATGGACAAATGTCAGAACGCGAACTAGAAAGCGTGATGAGCGACTTCTACCACAAACGCTTCAATATGTTGGTATGTACCACCATTATTGAAACGGGTATCGATATTCCATCGGCCAACACCATTATCATTGATCGCGCCGATAAATTTGGTTTAGCGCAGCTGCACCAGTTGCGAGGCCGTGTTGGCCGTTCTCACCATCAAGCCTATGCGTATTTACTCACGCCAGTAGATCGTAAGGTTACTAAGGACGCGGAAAAACGCTTAGAGGCGATTTCAGCAGCTCAAGATTTAGGCGCAGGCTTTATGCTGGCTACCCACGATTTGGAAATCCGTGGTGCGGGTGAATTGTTAGGTGACGAACAGAGCGGGCAGATTGAAGCCATTGGCTTTACTCTCTATATGGAAATGCTAGAACAAGCCGTAAAAGCCATTCGCTCGGGCAAAGAACCTTCCGTCGACTTATCCATGCCACATGGCGCCGAAGTTAATATGTATACCCCAGCGTTAATCCCAGGCGACTATCTACCCGATGTAAACAGCCGCTTAACCCTGTATAAACGTATCGCCAGTGCGACCGATGATCATCAGTTGAAAGAGCTGCAAGTAGAGATGATCGACCGTTTTGGTTTGCTACCAGAGCCAGCGAAGCAACTATTTAGAGTTACATCACTCAAATTGCGTTTAACACCATTAGGCATCGTGCGTTTGGACGCCTCTGCCAGCCAAGGTAAGATCGAATTTGGTAGTGAAACCTCGATCAACCCGTTTGTGTTGATTAAACTAGTGCAAACACGCTCGGCCAGTTTCCGACTTGAAGATGGACATACCTTGCGTTTCTTCTTCCCAATGGACACTATCGAAAGTCGATTCAAAACCGTCGACCAGATTCTTACCGACCTGCAAAAGGACCCTAATTCGTGA
- a CDS encoding CsiV family protein, with protein sequence MIQFVVNTMRTALPATFMLLCSSMACATPWYRVEVMIVAYLDEANMAQEHWAAAIASDTDSNLATETTTEPLIDPINSMTWWLNPSAVQQRYNALLAGYDFSDVPTAKQLELAAPELNDAIDRINYRSDMTVVWHEVWAEPIQEEGLALPHPLHIELKRDMDIEITGQFSLHRSRYLHFNTDILVQHYHDVAESPLDVLTLPSSDQSGEWLPSGEQSEAQPHSIPLRASTIRQTRRMRSGELHYLDHPMLGIVVKVTPIE encoded by the coding sequence GTGATTCAGTTCGTGGTTAATACAATGCGTACCGCTCTTCCCGCGACATTCATGTTGTTATGCTCCTCTATGGCTTGTGCTACTCCGTGGTATCGCGTGGAGGTGATGATCGTTGCCTATCTCGATGAGGCAAATATGGCGCAAGAGCACTGGGCTGCCGCTATCGCTAGCGATACCGACTCAAATCTTGCAACAGAGACAACGACTGAGCCATTAATCGACCCAATTAACTCTATGACTTGGTGGTTAAACCCAAGTGCAGTCCAGCAGCGCTATAATGCGCTACTGGCTGGATATGATTTTTCCGATGTACCAACCGCTAAGCAACTAGAGTTAGCAGCACCTGAACTCAATGATGCCATCGACCGTATCAACTACCGTAGTGATATGACAGTGGTATGGCATGAAGTATGGGCTGAACCGATTCAAGAAGAAGGATTGGCACTACCACACCCGCTACATATTGAATTGAAGCGCGACATGGATATCGAAATAACCGGGCAATTTAGCCTGCATCGCAGTCGCTATTTGCACTTTAATACCGATATCTTAGTGCAGCACTACCATGATGTAGCGGAATCGCCGTTGGATGTATTAACACTACCCAGCAGTGACCAATCAGGCGAGTGGCTGCCAAGCGGTGAACAATCAGAAGCTCAACCCCACAGCATTCCATTGCGTGCATCCACTATTCGTCAAACCCGCCGCATGCGCAGCGGCGAATTACATTACCTCGACCATCCAATGCTAGGCATTGTGGTGAAGGTTACTCCGATCGAGTAA
- a CDS encoding S-methyl-5'-thioinosine phosphorylase: protein MQDIPVVTSPMQPLIAIIGGTGLTELEGPELTQTHDINTALGKPSSLIQEGTWNGQRVLFLARHGHPHAVPPHKVNYRANILALQQLGATHIVAVNAVGGIHSEMVSGRIAVPHQIVDYTYGRENTFFDGDFRPLDHIDLTHPYDETLRQALMVAGKQAGLSVSDFGVYAATQGPRLETIAEIVRLERDGCDLVGMTGMPEAALARELNIPYASICLVVNPAAGKSDGEITMDEIRAVIGTGMGQVRDMLGALLEKFAQS, encoded by the coding sequence ATGCAAGACATTCCCGTAGTGACATCGCCAATGCAGCCACTGATTGCCATTATTGGTGGTACTGGATTGACCGAATTAGAAGGGCCTGAGTTAACTCAAACTCACGACATCAATACCGCGCTGGGTAAGCCCTCGTCATTGATTCAAGAGGGAACTTGGAATGGCCAGCGTGTATTATTTTTGGCTCGTCACGGGCATCCTCACGCTGTGCCACCGCACAAGGTAAATTATCGCGCAAACATACTCGCCCTTCAGCAACTTGGTGCGACCCATATTGTGGCTGTGAATGCGGTTGGTGGTATCCATTCTGAGATGGTTTCTGGCCGTATTGCCGTGCCGCATCAGATCGTCGATTACACCTATGGACGCGAGAATACCTTTTTTGATGGTGACTTCCGTCCTCTGGATCACATTGATCTTACTCACCCATACGATGAAACTTTGCGCCAAGCACTTATGGTCGCAGGAAAGCAAGCGGGCTTAAGCGTCAGTGATTTTGGTGTGTATGCCGCGACGCAAGGCCCGAGGCTGGAAACTATTGCTGAGATCGTGCGTCTTGAACGTGATGGCTGTGATTTGGTTGGTATGACGGGTATGCCCGAGGCGGCTTTAGCCCGTGAGCTTAATATTCCTTACGCCAGTATTTGTTTGGTGGTGAATCCGGCAGCGGGCAAAAGTGATGGCGAAATCACCATGGACGAGATTCGTGCTGTTATTGGCACTGGGATGGGTCAGGTGCGCGACATGTTGGGCGCGTTACTGGAGAAGTTTGCCCAAAGCTAA
- the nagZ gene encoding beta-N-acetylhexosaminidase encodes MSQPLIIQNNAIGVVADIAGFELTANDKTFLMQPEICGLILFSRNYQSPQQLQRLTQALHEIRPDLLISVDQEGGRVQRFREGFTRLPAMLSFENDYLKNPDQTLQDVRDLGWLMAVELLQHGVDLSYAPVLDIERDCSRVIGDRAFGHNAESVMALSQAWVSGMQDAGMCAVGKHFPGHGAVIGDSHHELPIDNRSSAEINGDIAPFKHLMDRQQLVGIMPAHVRYPAVDADNTAGFSAKWLQGCLRTELQFTGVIFSDDLSMAGAASGGDYFQRASLAARAGCNALLACNNREGAEHIVAAVRELQSNGYQSLSLAQLIPASYDIDPERYQAVKARLLLAGRIA; translated from the coding sequence ATGTCGCAACCTTTAATCATTCAAAATAACGCTATCGGTGTGGTTGCTGATATTGCGGGGTTTGAGCTAACCGCGAATGATAAAACCTTTTTAATGCAGCCAGAAATTTGCGGTTTAATTTTATTTAGTCGTAATTATCAATCGCCGCAGCAATTGCAGCGCTTAACCCAAGCCTTACATGAAATACGCCCTGATCTATTGATCAGTGTGGATCAAGAAGGCGGGCGAGTGCAGCGTTTTCGCGAGGGCTTTACAAGGTTGCCCGCGATGCTGAGTTTCGAAAATGACTACCTGAAAAACCCTGACCAAACCCTGCAAGATGTTCGAGATCTTGGTTGGTTAATGGCGGTAGAGTTGCTGCAACACGGTGTCGATTTAAGTTACGCGCCAGTACTGGATATTGAACGCGATTGTTCGCGGGTAATTGGTGATCGTGCTTTTGGTCATAACGCTGAAAGCGTTATGGCATTATCGCAGGCGTGGGTTAGTGGTATGCAAGATGCTGGAATGTGCGCTGTTGGGAAGCATTTTCCTGGGCATGGGGCAGTTATTGGCGATTCGCACCACGAGTTGCCGATTGATAATCGTTCTAGCGCCGAGATTAACGGTGACATTGCGCCGTTTAAGCATTTAATGGATCGACAGCAGCTTGTCGGCATTATGCCGGCACATGTGCGTTATCCTGCCGTTGATGCCGATAACACTGCTGGATTTTCAGCGAAGTGGCTACAGGGCTGTTTGCGCACTGAATTGCAATTTACTGGTGTTATTTTCAGTGACGACTTATCAATGGCGGGCGCAGCCAGCGGTGGTGATTATTTCCAACGTGCCAGCCTTGCTGCACGTGCGGGATGTAATGCTCTGCTTGCTTGTAACAACCGCGAAGGCGCCGAGCATATTGTGGCGGCAGTGCGCGAGCTACAGAGCAACGGTTATCAGAGCTTAAGCCTAGCGCAATTAATACCCGCCAGTTACGACATTGACCCAGAGCGCTATCAGGCCGTAAAAGCGCGCCTGTTATTGGCCGGACGCATTGCCTAG